The Aquila chrysaetos chrysaetos chromosome 25, bAquChr1.4, whole genome shotgun sequence genome includes the window GTGTATTCACAGCTGAACTGTGGAGCAGCTACCCTGATTAAATTAAGGATATTGGTGAACTAaggagtaaaaagaaaatatgatgcTTCCTCATTTTATCTACGGATGTTAAAAGCAGAGTATGAGTAAAAAGACCAGTAATTCAGGAGGACTGTAAGAGAAATATAGGCATACAGTCTGACAGCAAGGTAGTTGCACATAAACCTAAGAAAGACCTTTAATGGATACATTTATATAGTCCCTAATGAGGACATTTAAAATCAGACCTataaagataatgaaaataGCTTATAATACGTACACTAGTTTATTCCCAAATTCTTCCAGTAACTTACTGGTATCCCAGTATTTCACGCTATATTCACAGGTGAGTGCTTGGTCTCATTCAagacagcacaaaaaaaagccacatcaAGTGATCGAGAACAtatgaggagaggtgctcctaattaatgttttcctttcacagtgGTTAAGTCCCATAAAAATAGGCCAGGGGGGTCACACTGTAAGATGGTAGACAGCCTTTAGTTTCACTGAACTTTGATGTCTTTGCCACGACATGCTAGGCTGAATGAAATCATCCTGTTGTTTGCTGGAAACCTAACTACCATTACATTAAACTGAAGACAGTTCTCGAGGGGCAACACTACTATGCCAAACAAAGCACGCTTCCACCCAGAATCGTATGTATTTTCTGGATGGACTGTAGTACCAAAGCTGTCATGCCTTGTTTGACTTTTCTGAGGTAACAGTTCTCCCCAACTGTGTAAGTCAAAGTAAATCTAGCCCTACCCTTACTGAGCAAGAGCTAAGCCTGGACAGCTATACTTCACTTCTCAGTAGAGATGAACTAACTAGATAGCCCTTTTAGAACTAAACCATTCTGAGAACATCCATGTTTTCTTACCAAAAGCCTTAGAAACCTATGTGTACAGTCTGACTAAAGAGCTACTGAACCCCTTGGAGGGGAGGGGCACAAAGGGCATGGAAAAGAGTGAAAAGACTAGaatgggggggcaggggggcaggacTTGGTAGTTGTTTCTCACCTCCCCTGGTTTCTGACCAAATGACTACAGTAAACTTTACAGAGAGCTGAACTGGACTTCGTATGCCTTCCCCTCCATGCCAACAATCttctcttaaaatgaaaattaaggcAGACCATTAAAATATGCCTTCTTCATCAATGggtatgttttttccttctctttccagaTCCATTTGATGTTGAATCAGGAGAAGAATTTTCTAATCCCAACAGACCAATCAATTCCCCAGGgtaatgaatttaatttaaatactatttttcctaTTATAAGTTGTTTTGAATTTATAAtcctgaaaaatgtttccagacAAGCACGAAGTAATGAAGAATCTGAGGAAGACAGTGTGAGCACTCCAGATGATGCCACTGAAAGCAGTGATGAAAGCAGTCCAGAAGATCATGGTACTGTAAAGTTGCTGCAACAACAGCCAATAAATCAActatttgaaaagtaaaaaaaaaaaatcaaaacaaaaaaacaaaccacaacaaaacccacaacaaacaaacaaaaaaaccccaacaatccCAAAGAGTTGTAACATCCTGTATAAAGAAATTTTCTTGTGAACCGTTAACAGCATGGCTTGTTCACCTGTGATTTGATGCCTAGCAAATGCCTTCCTTTAGGTGAACCTCAGGTGATATGTGGGCTTATAGGTCTATTTGTTATGCACATAAAGCCTTTaggttatttaatttttagataATTGTTTATGGAATGCTAATTATTATGTAAAGAGCCTGAAGCTTAGTTACAAGTTAAAACTATTCTAATCAATGTGTCTGGAAAGTGGTTTATAGGGATTATTTTTACCTAATAGTACATTAAGTAAACCCTTCTAACTTCTGGGCTATATTTCAACTGGAAAACATGACTAAGTTACCACCCTCTTCAGAGTACCTACCACATAAAGAGCCTCTGACTTTTTGCAGGCTTGAGCATGCCATATGTATTTCAACTACTTCATCTAGTTTGGGGTAAACTGAATACCTaagcttgaaaggaaaaaatgcttcctgGAATTGTTTTAACATCTCAGTATGTCTTTTCAGTAActttacatgctttttttttttttcatttactctgATCAATAGTCCTAAGCAACATACAACGTTTTGGTACTTTATATTCACAACTGTACCATAACATTTCAGGCAACAGGTTCAGCAATGCTATCTGCCTGCATTCTCATTAGTTGAAGCGGCACTCTACCAAGTCAGAAATACACATTGTCCAGCCCTTAAGGATATGAGTCGGAGACTCTCATCAGCACTAGTATCTTAGTTCACTTTTTTCCATATGCCTGCCAGCTTGTGTAGTGAAAGTGCAGCTGTTAGCAGTTGTCTTCTGTACATTTAACTAGAATGCTCTACTGAGTTTCCAGCACCCAAGTGGAACTTATTTAAACCTAAACTTCGGCAACCCTTCAGTAGAATTGCAGATACTGAGGACAATTCATAGTGTTACCTTCATATATACAAGTTCTTCAACTCACAGCAAGATTTTCACCTCTTAACCCTCATCTACTGGAAACAGTAAATGCTAGCCCTACTGGAGCTAGAATTGGCAGTCACAGCAGCAGTTTTAGTGGTACAAATACGccatttccctttaaaaagaaaaaaaagaagcccaaGTAAATGACTTTGACAGGGAATCTTTTCCTTTAGCTCAGTTTCTCAGTTACTTTCCCAGCCCAAGCATATGAAGTCTTTTCCAAATCAGCTGCTGTAAGGATTTCTAGATAGTGACAAGGAAGCAATCCTACACAAACAATTTTTAGGAGACAGAGTAACATGAGGGTGTTAGCTATTCTAATTTGGGGGAACGCTTTTATGTTACAAAGCTGTCGTAATCAAATGCAGACAAGCAGATCTGGGAACAGAGCTGTATCACACTTAGAATAACTTAAGTCTCTAGCGATAgccattttttaataacaaaagcactgcagaagcTACAGCTCAGATGGAACAAAACTTCTCACacttcatttgttttgcagaatgATTTTGactaaaaatacaataaaaaagcagttaaaGTTTAATAGAGGGCATATCAGCTTGACATACATGAAAATAACTTACATAATTTAACTGATTTCCTTTACAGAAGGAAACTGTAATTGCATAGAGCACGTCCTTTTCCTAAAAGCTATATACATTGACATATGGAAGAAGGCACAGAAGTATTTCTGATAAACAAGTACCATTTAAAATCCCCAGTTGCTGTAGGTCCCCTTGCATTCCATGGACAGCTTCTATAATTGTTCATATCAGTCTAATGCTTGTGTTATTTTATGTTAACATGGTCACACCAGTATGTTGATCCCATTATGCACAGTAAGCAATTGGTCTCTAGCTAGTCAGAATTCCTAAGGAACTGATCAAAGTTTAATAGCTGCAATTACCACTTGGGGCCCAAAGAAGGGCTGCTTTCAtcctgggggtgggggcagggaaaagaaaggaaggcaaCATCTAAACAAAAGGTAAGTGCAGCATCACAGGCCTTAAAAACAGGACTTGCACTGAATTGTGTTCAGAGCCATTTAAATGGCAGtcttttaatcattttaatgaagataaatgaaacaaagccCTTTATATAAACAGTTTATTTACTCTAAACAGCAACACAGACAGAACGCCATATAAACACAAAGGAAGTGATGCAGAATAAGGATGCTGGCTGACTTTGGATCTCAGAGGCTCTTAAGCAATAACAACCTAGTTTCTGAAAgatagaaaaacaaattcagggagggaagggggtggagggcatgatttttttttcatacagccAGCTAGAGGCTAAATATAGTtctaacattttaaagcatGCCTGCATCAGATAGCAAAGTAACTAGAGATACTAGTGAATTTATAGAAGTATAAAAGTTTATAATTTTACAGCAGTTGAAATACTGAcatcaatattaaaataaaagcaagttttacATAACAatcaaaaatacaaaagacTGAAGGAAGAGACCCTGTATGAAAAAACTGGGGGCAATTCAGCAAATTTAGAACTGTATACAAGTGGCGAATATGGAAAATGGCACACATACAACCCCCTCCCCTAAGTGGATATTAATTGTACATAGCAACATTAGATTTTGCAAAAGTTTTGTAAACAAGTTCTTGCCAAACCAATCCCTTCCTTTTTAAGATGCTGCATGACAGATGCTTATGATGGTGCAAACTTCTTGGCTTGTGCTCGAACCCTCTTTTCGTATTCCACTCTGTTTTGGCTGAatagaggagagagaaagggtaATTACAGCTTGAGAAATCAGAGGCCATATTATAGTTATTCTTCTATTTCTCTTCAATATGAAACTAAGTCATTGCTGGAGGCAAAACCATTAGATAGGAATTCACCAAACACTACAATATATTACAGGCTTTTCTGGACCATTACTCTGATCATTTCCTTTGGAGGGAAGTAAGGTACTGTTTAACTAGTTTCTTTCCAAACTTCATCTGCTGTCAAATGATTGTACTATCTGACTTCATACCATACCAGTCTCTATAAACAGGTTTGtgcctgctttttttcaagGCCAGCTGTACCTTACGTGCAAGCATTCTTGCTCATCAGAACACAAGTTTTCCACTCCCCATGTTAAGACCTGAGGTCATTAACAATAAATTCCAGTATCCTAACAGCACAAAGTGGTTGATGAGAGTTCACTAACAGCTGGTGAACTTCATATGATTTTTGAAGTGTCATCTTTACTGCTTTGAGAAGAGAGGGCAAGTGCTCTTttaagaaatgggaaaatggtAACAGTATGGTAGTTTCAGCCTTTATCTCTGCAGACCCTGACTCACAGCATTAGGTTTATCCTAACctcagttggaaaaaaaagctagctcaacattttgaaaaaaaacccactatagTTCACTAAGTCTAGCATACTTGCTACAGATTAATTAAACAAGCAAGTACTACTCCAGGGAACTATGACCAGTCATTAAGCCTCAGACTCGACACATAAAAGGGcaagttctttgttttctattcttgGGCCAACAAGGGATGGTAGTAGCTTAGTAGAGCATCCATTTACATTCAACACCATATTTTGTATTAGCTGTCAGAAGTGTCAGTCAAGAGCTAAACAAAAATTTGTTACCATTACTCTTGTGCCAAAGGTAGTTTACAGTGACTAGATTTTGCAGACAGCTTTGCAGTAAACTTAACTTACTTTCAGCTATGAAGGCttgctgcagtaaaaaaaaaaaaaaaaaaaaaaaaggcagcaaattaTATCCTCAGAAGTTGACAGTttgggggggaagaagaaatgaagccaATTTTGGTCACATCCAATGAACAATTACCAGCAAGCAGACCGAAAATACTCTAGTTTCTTCTCAAACAAATTTACAAACTTTAttctaaaatttttctttaagttgtATTGCATTGTCACATGAGAACACAACCTAGCTGTTAAGTCTCACACCCTCAGAATCCACACAAAAGTATGCCTGCCATAGTAGACTCTGCATGCctacagcagagaggaggaagtaGGTTAGCACATTAGGAGTGCTAAAGTTAGAGTGACAGTACCAAAGCAATCCTGAGAATGAGAACAAGTATTCTTATTTTGAATACAAAGTTTATTCTTGAATTTTAACAATTTGACTACAAGACATCTATTTAAATAACACTGCATCTTCCCCAGTATTTATCAACTATGCCAAATTACAGATGCATACGGAATCCTGCTCTGTTGAACTTCTACCAGTTACTCATTAAGCAGCAAGAGAGACACGCTCTCAGACTGCAGAAATATAGTAACCCATCTGGAATACTATGCATGTCCAAAAGACATGAAGAGGATAAATGGGAGACTACATATCTGAAGTAACAAAAAATGTGTAATAGTTTATTctcaatagattttttttttctagaagcaCTTAcaataaagcagaaacaagacTAGCAAAGACTGGTTTTGTACATACGTGTGTGTGGGAGGtgataaataaaacacacagaCTATTTATACATGTATGAAAGAATACTATTCCTGCCCTATATTCCCTCAGAGtggcttttaataaaaaataaaaatgggggGAGGCCTGCCTCATCATTACTGGCTCCCAAAGGTGCTGCTTACAACTGTGGCTATCTAACTGTCCTCCATATGCACACAGTCCCACCAAGTCTTCTgtagatacttaaaaaaataatagagtGAAGCCCTTAATTAAATCCAAGATGCACTACCCATCCCtatgtttccttttcactagGATCTTATAATAGACTTTCTTGACGTAGCTTGCATGTGAAGTctcaaaatgccatttttcaaaaacttgGCACTCTCCTGGAGACTTGTTCTTCTATCCGGAATGGTAATTCTACATTTCCATCTTGGTCATTTCAGTAGCTCTCAGTGCCAAAAGCATTTGTTTATAGTGTTTTGGTCCCCTAAAGATTATAGATTTTACCATCCATTTTTAATGCTGGGAAAAATTTaagaataagcaaaaaaagaaaaaaaaaaaaaaagagaagtactTTTTAGCTCATAAATTATCACCTTTCCTAACAATGCAAACTTCATTCTGCTAAAGCTACAAGCTTTCTGTACTTTTTAACCTATTTTTTTGGAAGATCCAGTTTCCACACAACGCTCCATATTTCCTACAGCAATCACAGAAGCTCTCCTTTATCCTTCAGGCACAAGTGCTTATAGGTACCCAGTACTGGACAGAAGTTACTCCTATACTGATGAATGGGACTTGTTACCTAATTCAGTCTCCTCTATCACTGTCTCATGAAATCATTATGCCTCATCACTACTACTCAGCCTTTAGGGGAAAGGGTTCTATGTTGGGCTAGAACCAGGATGAGAATCATGGTCTAACTGAAGGAGTCTTCACACTTTATTGCTGTTGCAATGTTATTAAAAGCTCCACTAGCCTATTAACCCTGAAGTTACTGTTCAAGTTTAGCACAAGCTAGGCATCTCTACAGGATACAGCCATGAAGGTAGGAAAATTCCCCTGATCGTTCCTAAAAACATTTGCATGTTAGAGCATTAACAGACAGCTGTAGGCAATACAACAGCTTTCAAGCTGATACGCAGATACTTACCAGTAAATTGTGTAAGCCTCTGCTTGAGCTGGGTCTTGAATATTTGGTTCATTTAGAAGTTCTTGTATTCCTAACAAGATCTGTAGAAGAAGGAATAGAAGTAACATAGGCACGGATATTACTAAGAGACATTCAGTTAAAAAACCCGTAGAAACCAACTGTAGAAACACACAGTGAACATCTTATATTCACATCAGAtaagcaagcaaagcaaataaaagggCTAAGAATAAGTCTAAGTACAATTAATGACCTGTTTAATTGTGATTGCTGGCCTCCAGTCCTTATCCTCCTCTAAGATGGAGAGACACACTGTGCCTGAAGGATACACGTTTGGATGGAATAATGGTGGTTCAAATTTACCTGATGAAGAAGAGAGAATTAGAGAATTACTTGCATGCAGCACTAAGACTAAGATCAGAGAGTTGGTTTAGATTagtgaggacaaaaaaaaaaaaaaaaaaggctaaagacaccccccccccaaaaaaaaaaaaaaaaaaaaaaaaccaaaccacacagaTTTCTGGAGCTATTAATACTGGTTTTCTTCTTGGCTCAGTCTGCACCTAAAGCAGGAACTCCATCACATCTGTGCTATCCATCCAGGCAACGTAACACTATCATTGTGACCAGAAATCTTTTGGTTTAGGAATGGAAACTGACAAAATAGTTTGTAGTAGCTTTGTGGTAAAGACCTTTTTAAACCAATCCTGTCTTTACAGCCTCACATACTACTACATAAGGGAAAGCTACTGCCCTTCACTCTTCTCTCtctactttaaaatactgaaagttCCATACAAAGAAGAGTAAGTttctagcatttttttcagtttcacttttcctttatGTATAATCAAGATGCACTGAACAAGAGGAATCAAGTTTAAGTTGCAAGACTGACTGAAGGAGTAGGCTTGTGCAGCTCTCCCTCTGCCACAATCTATATTCTGGCATTTCTTTAATCTTTACAGGACTTAAATGCAACAGCCACCATCTTGAGTAATGTAATGAACACTTGTTTAGCACTATATGAAATATCTACATGTTAGTGCAGTTTTCAAATCCATCCGACATCACAAGTAAGTCTTGCTTATGAGCTGCTCAATGAAGTTCACTAGGAACTCAGAAGCTGCATTGGTAAGAAGTCTTACCAGTCACATACACATCTTATTTAAGGCATGACAGTTCATTTAACACTTGCAGATGTGCTAGTTGGTATTTCTCAAGATACtcttgttaaatattttctagttAAAAGATATGTTTCCCCTTGTGTCACATGTATTTAGGTGGTAACAAATACCACCTAACAAAAGGAGTAGCCAAGACAACTGATACAGCTAAAACaccaaaatgaaatgagaaatgaaCTGCTGTCAAAAGAGCCATTTGTAATCAGTCATTGATTTGAGATGGTAGCCAATTCAAGAACCAGGAAACTAGGCAAGGCAATAGatgttttcagatttctaaAGTAGGTAAGTTTGAAATGGGATAAGGAAAATTCAAAAACTTAGCAAGGAAACTAGGTATCTGAAGATATCTGTTGTACATAGtatcaggaaaagaacagatCCATGTTTTAGAGCAAGTCAATTAAAAGGTTAAAGTTGATGGAACTTTTtgggttttaattattttttctaagttCTTGTCTTAGAAGACCAACTTAACAGTAAGAACACGCAAAGGGATTTGGTCTAACCATGCCTACCTATTAGTTTCCTAAGAGAGCTGATCAAGTAGTGAACCCTTCAAGCACTGCTTCTGTCAAACTTTGAGGAAACCCATACAGCaatccccctcccctcccaatTTTGTTCTACTGAGCACTTAACTCATTTCATCGCAACTTTCTAAATGCAAAGTggtgggtggggaaaaaaaaaaatctgtaagaaaagTAATAACCATTCATAGAAACTCATGGActagtttaatatttttctaataaaccCATGGTTTTTAGTCATTTTACTTACATTTTGGGGGTGAAGAAGGGTAGTCATCCTTGAAAAGCATCCGTAGTTTAAATAAGCCTCCTTCCCATGGTGTCTATAAAAAGTTAAGGTAAAGTTTAGATTACAGCAAGGAAAAGTCAAACTTGTGGAAAAAAGCTTATCAAGAATACAGTTTCTCAGGCAAAGCACAAGACATCCTTCTGCTACACAGCAGAAAATAGCTGTCCTACGCTGTAGCATGCTGTCTAGACTGAGACAAGTTATCCCACTTATATAAGGagttgaagaaagaaaaccctgcTTTTCCACTTCATTACAGCTAGTAAGTGTTGCTGAGTCATCAATAGTTGGGATCATCGCCAACAGTTCCATATACAAGTAAAGTTTTCATAGTACATAGAAGAACAGAATACTTCTCAAGTTTTACATGATACACATGCAATGAGGAAGGGGCCATTATAGCCCCACTTAAAGTAAGTCTGAGAAGATAGGATATGGATACACCCCTTAAGCACGTGGATGTAAATGGCTTCTATTTTGCCTCATGAGAACGTGGCTAAGAAAACCACAAGCGAACAAAAAATTTGCACAGCACTGTAGTACTGCTACAGTTAATGAGGTTCACTAGTCTAAACTAACGCTGTCTGGATTTGGTAGCAGGTCGTCTCACACATTCCATCTTTTTGTGTAACAAATTCTAAGATGCTTTTTATCCCCATCAGAAACTGGGAAGAGCACTGATAAGAGCAGCTCCCATGCTAGAGAGCAGACCAAGTAAGACAGCACTACTCAGAAGGGTCAtataaacacaggaaaacatctAGCAAAGCACAAAAAGCCTGTCTCAAATATATACTTCCTTGTCATCTTActtggaaataaggaaaaaagcccaTCTTCTGACAAACTGATTTCTGGCAAGtgtagaaatacagaaaagtttattatatatgtaaaattCAGACCACTTCTCTGTAACTTGCCCTTGCTATGGAAACACTGCAATGAAAATAAGTGTTGGGTTcatcctttaaaacaaactggaGTAAAGATGGTCTCACACCTTATCAACATAAATGTTACCCTCAGGGACAGACAGGTATGTTTGAAGACCACCTTAGGAGGAAATCCCTAATTCTTTCCTACCTGAAttatgtgattttattttttttttagcagaaggaaaaagaaaaaaaggaaaaaaaaaaaccaacaccaaaaaaacccccacccccaaaaagcagcagcactccATTGTTGTTGGTATTTACTGTGCAAAGTCTCAAgctaaaataggaaaaaaaatgtgctacGGAATACTAAGATAAcgttgttttaaaaagcaaatgagttTCATTACATTTGCTATAGTGCACTTAAAGAACTTGTTCTGAACAGCCGTAGTCAGTTGTCAACAACTAGTAATATCTATTCTCCATACCTTCTCGGAAGAGACGTGTCCATTTTTAGAAGAGAGGAGCCTTTTGACAGAATAAacttttcctattttgtttGCTTCCAGTCAGAGGTGAAGACAAATagcttttaataatttcttcGAGTAGAACACCAGAACAATCAACAAAAAGTTTTTACTCTCTTTCCGATAGAGCAACATACCTTACAGATCAAAGACAGCAGACACCCAAAAGCCTTACTAAGATAATAGTTTGACAGCAGTATCATCAAGACTGTATTGCGTTACTGGACGGGTTGCAGATATTGAGTCAAATTCTAGGTAGTTAAGTGATTTGCTGTCAAAAAAGTGAATGGAGATATCCAGCCCAGGACTAACACCACTTTACTTCAATTTTGGATCTGGCTGACAAGAAAGCATTTTGGTGTTTTCAACTACTCATCTGTTTCACAGGAAGCAGCTGCAGTACAGCATGCCTCCAAACACAAAGGCAATAGAGGGCAACTGGTTGGTCGGGTAGACACGAGCCAGACATGCTGCTTCTTGTTAAAGACACAGCATTTTTACTCAAGTAAAAACCCTGATTTTTTAGATAAACCTCTACCAGGAATCACATGAGCATAACTGATCTTTTCCTGGTGTGATAAGTTTTCTAGGAGGCAAGAAGCTGGCTTTAAGGGTCTTGTTTACTTGATTTTGTGGTTTACAAAACTTTAAAGCAGTAACATGAAGATTTTGTATGGCCTGAAAATTTTACGTAAGTATTTAAAGGCGACATCTTGAAATAGTACATAACTGGCTATTATGAGGGATAATCTTATTTTGGCAGAACACAAGGGGATGAGTTTTCTCTTACAcaggtaaattatttttaggtggTTCTTTAAGAACTACCTTGAGCTGTGCAGACAACTACTAAAATACTGAGCTAAGTTATAACTGTAACAGCAATGCCATATTCAGTGTTAAACTGAGGTAGTAGTACAGAATCTGCAGGTTTTGCCTACACACCTTGTCTTCTCAGAATCTAAGAAACGAGATCTTAACGGGACTTAAGCAAGTTGGCAAGAGGCAGTAGAACAGGCAAAGCAACAAAAGAAGTCCAACATCCAATGCAAAATGCTGAAGAcccaaaagaatgaaaaccacCAAGTAATTAATAGTAGTATCTCAGAAGAAACAGCGGCATCCAATAGATTCAAGAATAATCTCTACATGCTAAGTAACATcttgaaaaaatagaaagaagagTCTGCTCAGAATGAGGTGTTATAACAGCAGTGTACAAAATCAAAGTTTCATGCATTAATGATTATTTCCACTTGAAAGTTTGCATTTGTCCTGTTCCCTACAACCAGATCAagctgataaaaataaacaattctgGTCTCtacagactttttcttttcccttgttaTTTTAAGGAAAGGGACACAGCAGCACAAGTAAAAtcagataaaaagaaacaatgttaGAGAGTTCTATTCTTCTTTCCCTAacacaaaaagggaaaattccATAAAATGGAAGGCAATGAGATTCCATGTTGATAgcatagaatttttttccattaaaaacttAAAACCAGTGCTACAGCACTTCTCTAGGACTGCAGGGTCTCGctatttcatggaaaaaaaaaggtactggCAGTTAACCAGCAGAGGCAACATTTTGGTAGTATTAATTTTCAAGCTTTAGGGCTCAAACCAGCATTTAGTAAGAACAAAAGTCACAATAAACCCTGGCATAAAGTAGAAGACAGTCTCAAGTTTGCTCAATGCAGGATTCTCACACACTCCTCTGAAAACTTTTATTCTTAAGGTGGTCAGTGACAACAGTTGAACAGACTCATGGTATATTTTGTCCAGTATCGTTCCTAGCCCACTCCACCTAGATTCTAAAGTAGCAGCAGGATCCAAGCATTTCTATTAAAGTACATGTAAGTTATACTCTCAGTTGTCAGTGTAATGCACATGCAGGTTTATGTTACTTTTCACCATAAGTGAGATGTTAGGACAACAGTAAGTCTTACCCCTTTCTTTCCCGGAATAGCACACTCCCAGTTCATTAGATTCATTGTGCCATCTGGATTTTTTGTAGGTACTGCTACAAATCCCTGAATTAAGGCAAAAAGCCAAAGGGTAAGGATTTCAGATGTACTTAGAATTCTTCATTACATACTTTATCTTTACATGGAGTTATCTCTTTTTACACTACATAGTTTTAagcagcttttttatttaaaaaattaatttaattaaaaaaaaatcacatcagggtaaagaaaaaaaaatc containing:
- the UBE2I gene encoding SUMO-conjugating enzyme UBC9 isoform X3 is translated as MSGIALSRLAQERKAWRKDHPFGFVAVPTKNPDGTMNLMNWECAIPGKKGTPWEGGLFKLRMLFKDDYPSSPPKCKFEPPLFHPNVYPSGTVCLSILEEDKDWRPAITIKQILLGIQELLNEPNIQDPAQAEAYTIYCQNRVEYEKRVRAQAKKFAPS
- the UBE2I gene encoding SUMO-conjugating enzyme UBC9 isoform X2, with protein sequence MSGIALSRLAQERKAWRKDHPFGFVAVPTKNPDGTMNLMNWECAIPGKKGTPWEGGLFKLRMLFKDDYPSSPPKCKFEPPLFHPNVYPSGTVCLSILEEDKDWRPAITIKQILLGIQELLNEPNIQDPAQAEAYTIYCKPS
- the UBE2I gene encoding SUMO-conjugating enzyme UBC9 isoform X1, encoding MSGIALSRLAQERKAWRKDHPFGFVAVPTKNPDGTMNLMNWECAIPGKKGTPWEGGLFKLRMLFKDDYPSSPPKCKFEPPLFHPNVYPSGTVCLSILEEDKDWRPAITIKQILLGIQELLNEPNIQDPAQAEAYTIYCIKNGW